In the Thalassoglobus sp. JC818 genome, one interval contains:
- a CDS encoding VCBS repeat-containing protein encodes MRSFPEHCSKQPSLWILFLSSFSFLGTPLTASGSDFSKQQLTDRYYCDGVDTGDINGDGHVDIVAGPFWYEGPEFTKAHEFYEAVPLPPEESPSNSMFSFVHDFNDDGRPDILVLGRVHKHSAYWYENPGDDSGLWPRHFVFERVRGESPSLVDINQDGLPELITHWDGKWGFLKPDSSDPGAPWIFSPIGDNEDWPQFYHGQGIGDLNNDGCLDYIINDGWYEQPTDSKQAWPFHRLLFSADRGGAQMGVFDVDGDGDSDVVSAVNAHEWGLAWYENTGNSESFREHLIMSDHSREDEFGAAFTQPHALDFADINGDGLTDVITGKRMWAHGPDGDIEPNAPPVVFWFELTRKDDGSVRFVPHLVDSNSGVGVQILAEDVNGDGNIDILTASKLGVFVFRNLGIASEDSPAE; translated from the coding sequence GTGAGAAGCTTCCCGGAGCATTGTTCGAAACAGCCTTCGCTTTGGATTCTCTTTCTCTCCAGCTTCTCGTTTCTGGGTACTCCACTCACTGCATCGGGCAGCGACTTCTCGAAGCAGCAATTGACCGATCGTTACTACTGCGATGGTGTCGACACCGGAGATATCAACGGAGATGGCCACGTCGATATCGTCGCTGGCCCTTTCTGGTATGAGGGACCGGAATTCACGAAGGCTCACGAATTTTATGAAGCAGTCCCGTTGCCTCCGGAAGAGAGTCCGAGCAACAGCATGTTTTCGTTTGTCCACGACTTCAACGACGACGGACGCCCGGACATTCTGGTCCTCGGCCGCGTTCACAAGCACTCCGCCTACTGGTACGAAAATCCGGGCGATGACTCGGGACTTTGGCCACGGCATTTCGTCTTCGAAAGAGTTCGAGGAGAGTCTCCGTCACTTGTCGACATCAATCAGGATGGCTTGCCTGAATTGATCACGCATTGGGATGGGAAGTGGGGATTTCTCAAGCCGGACTCAAGCGATCCCGGAGCACCTTGGATCTTTTCTCCGATTGGGGACAACGAGGATTGGCCGCAGTTTTATCATGGTCAGGGCATCGGCGATTTGAACAACGATGGTTGTCTCGATTACATCATCAACGACGGTTGGTACGAACAGCCAACAGACTCAAAGCAGGCGTGGCCATTTCATCGGCTGCTCTTTTCGGCTGATCGAGGCGGAGCTCAGATGGGCGTTTTCGATGTGGATGGCGATGGCGATTCCGATGTCGTCTCCGCAGTCAATGCCCATGAATGGGGACTCGCCTGGTACGAGAACACCGGAAACTCAGAGTCTTTTCGAGAGCACTTGATCATGTCCGACCATTCCCGGGAGGACGAATTCGGAGCCGCCTTCACTCAACCGCATGCTTTGGATTTTGCGGACATCAACGGCGATGGTTTGACCGATGTCATCACCGGAAAACGCATGTGGGCACACGGACCAGATGGCGACATCGAGCCCAACGCTCCGCCGGTTGTCTTCTGGTTTGAGTTAACTCGAAAAGATGACGGCAGCGTTCGGTTCGTTCCCCATCTCGTCGATTCAAACTCCGGCGTCGGTGTCCAAATCCTCGCGGAAGATGTCAACGGCGACGGGAACATCGATATCCTGACAGCTTCGAAGCTGGGCGTATTCGTGTTCCGCAATCTCGGTATTGCTTCCGAAGATTCACCGGCAGAGTGA
- a CDS encoding Fur family transcriptional regulator, translated as MSDLESVSVAISPKEKYREYLATQRLRMTRERSIIVEEVFASHEHFDADQLIQRLDQRSDGKRVSRSTVYRSIKQLEDAGLIRKVARQDDRDLYEHDYGYPQHDHLICKKCGELTEFHNEQIKEILDTVARELGFRIESHRLEAHGLCKDCCRRPQDRPSKLNLI; from the coding sequence GTGTCCGATCTGGAATCGGTCTCGGTAGCCATCTCCCCGAAGGAGAAGTATCGCGAGTATCTGGCGACGCAGCGACTGCGCATGACGCGCGAGCGCTCAATCATTGTGGAAGAAGTGTTTGCTTCCCACGAACATTTTGACGCCGATCAACTGATTCAGCGACTCGATCAACGGAGTGATGGCAAGCGAGTCAGTCGCTCGACTGTTTACCGCTCGATCAAACAGCTTGAAGACGCTGGCCTCATCCGCAAAGTGGCCCGGCAAGATGATCGTGATCTTTACGAGCACGATTATGGATACCCACAGCACGACCACTTAATTTGCAAAAAGTGCGGAGAGCTGACGGAGTTCCACAACGAGCAGATCAAAGAAATTCTGGACACTGTCGCTCGAGAACTCGGGTTTCGAATCGAAAGCCATCGCCTTGAAGCTCACGGTCTTTGCAAAGACTGCTGTCGACGGCCTCAAGACCGTCCGAGCAAGTTGAACCTTATCTGA
- a CDS encoding diacylglycerol kinase, with the protein MQISRANRPAWRQRLVDAETGFRIGLRTDSTLFMYLFVGIGVLFSGFVFRLSVIEWTILVLTLGLTLSVELFHQLLRLIVHEFRHHIGQNLNQILRLGTAAVVATNVSAIIVLLILFGSRIVEAIG; encoded by the coding sequence ATGCAGATTTCAAGAGCGAATCGCCCCGCCTGGAGACAGCGTCTGGTCGACGCGGAAACCGGCTTTCGAATCGGACTCCGGACCGACTCGACACTCTTCATGTATCTGTTCGTCGGAATTGGCGTTCTTTTCTCGGGTTTCGTCTTCCGACTGAGCGTCATCGAATGGACGATTCTCGTACTCACGCTGGGGCTTACCCTCTCGGTGGAGCTATTTCATCAGCTTTTGAGACTGATTGTTCACGAGTTCCGGCATCATATCGGGCAAAATCTCAATCAGATTCTCAGGCTCGGAACAGCAGCCGTCGTCGCGACAAATGTCTCTGCGATCATCGTGCTGCTCATCCTCTTCGGAAGCCGCATCGTCGAGGCAATTGGCTAG
- a CDS encoding DUF1614 domain-containing protein, giving the protein MPVQFEYRSRTQSPLSPLIGCLPVFLILILMCLLPSLLFDLGHSILTKLGLSSAVAGLTVIGVFFGSFINVPVYEFRRDDLQPELRYGPIGQAFERDYQRVSSRTQIAINIGGCLIPVLLAIHQAVRVAGFGNSAILATLIVAGLSIGVCYKTARPVEGIGIMMPGLVPPILCVVSSWILLPEGTPEERTAAAFIGGVAGPVIGADLMHLRDVLKTPVGIMSIGGAGTFDGIVLSGMLAALLS; this is encoded by the coding sequence ATGCCAGTTCAATTTGAATACCGAAGCCGAACGCAATCTCCGCTTTCCCCTCTCATCGGCTGTCTTCCCGTCTTTCTGATCCTGATTCTGATGTGCCTTCTGCCGTCTCTGCTTTTCGATCTGGGGCATTCGATTCTGACCAAACTCGGCCTCTCATCAGCAGTTGCTGGATTGACCGTGATCGGAGTCTTTTTCGGATCGTTTATCAATGTCCCGGTGTACGAATTTCGACGAGACGACCTGCAACCGGAGTTGCGGTATGGTCCCATTGGTCAGGCATTTGAGCGGGACTATCAGCGAGTCTCTTCACGAACTCAAATTGCGATCAATATCGGGGGATGCCTGATTCCGGTCCTCCTCGCGATTCATCAAGCGGTCCGAGTCGCAGGCTTTGGAAACTCCGCGATTCTCGCGACGCTGATCGTGGCGGGGCTAAGTATCGGAGTCTGCTACAAAACAGCACGTCCGGTGGAAGGGATTGGAATTATGATGCCCGGTCTCGTTCCGCCGATCCTGTGCGTTGTTTCCTCATGGATTCTGCTTCCCGAGGGAACTCCGGAAGAACGGACAGCTGCGGCATTTATTGGTGGAGTGGCGGGGCCAGTCATCGGAGCTGATCTGATGCACCTGAGAGATGTTCTGAAGACCCCGGTCGGAATCATGTCGATCGGCGGAGCAGGCACCTTCGATGGAATCGTTCTCTCAGGCATGCTGGCAGCTTTGTTGTCCTGA
- a CDS encoding DnaJ C-terminal domain-containing protein: MDYYQVLGVSRSATKDEIRKAFKKIARENHPDAKPDDDAAAKRFKDAAEAYDVLGDEDKRKKYDQFGEHWKHAQGGAGPQQGNPFRSGGPVDVDLRDIFGGGGAVDLESLFGGMFGGGGGRARQSARPMKGQDVTTSIQVPFQTSASGGDYDLSMQRGGKVERLTVKIPAGIESGKSIRLAGQGEPGRNGGPNGDLLVTVNVAPHPYFRRDGNNVSVEAPVSVTEAILGAKIDVPTLTGEQVSVTLPAGTSSGAKLRLRGKGFRNPRTGTTGDQFVVIKIVVPKDIDDQSRDLIEQFAMLNPQFPRDDQW; encoded by the coding sequence ATGGACTACTATCAAGTTTTAGGTGTTTCCCGATCGGCAACCAAGGACGAAATTCGCAAAGCTTTCAAAAAGATTGCCCGTGAAAATCACCCGGACGCGAAGCCGGATGACGACGCTGCAGCCAAGAGATTCAAGGATGCAGCAGAAGCCTACGACGTTCTGGGTGACGAAGACAAACGCAAGAAATACGACCAGTTCGGTGAACACTGGAAACACGCTCAAGGTGGAGCAGGTCCGCAGCAAGGGAATCCATTCCGGAGCGGAGGCCCCGTCGATGTCGATTTGCGAGACATCTTCGGCGGAGGCGGAGCAGTCGATCTCGAAAGTCTGTTCGGCGGCATGTTCGGTGGTGGTGGAGGACGGGCTCGTCAATCAGCTCGGCCGATGAAGGGGCAGGACGTCACGACATCCATTCAGGTCCCATTCCAAACATCCGCATCCGGCGGAGACTACGATCTTTCGATGCAGCGTGGCGGAAAAGTTGAAAGACTGACGGTGAAAATCCCTGCCGGAATCGAGTCCGGCAAATCGATTCGCCTCGCTGGTCAGGGCGAACCCGGAAGAAACGGAGGACCGAACGGGGATCTACTGGTGACAGTCAATGTGGCTCCGCATCCCTACTTCCGCCGAGATGGAAACAACGTCTCGGTCGAAGCTCCGGTTTCGGTGACCGAAGCGATCCTCGGTGCAAAGATCGATGTCCCAACTCTGACAGGTGAACAGGTTAGCGTGACACTTCCGGCGGGAACCTCTTCGGGAGCAAAGCTACGCTTGCGAGGCAAAGGATTTCGTAATCCTCGAACGGGAACGACCGGCGATCAATTCGTGGTCATCAAGATTGTTGTTCCGAAAGACATCGACGATCAGTCTCGCGACCTGATCGAACAATTTGCGATGCTCAATCCACAGTTCCCCCGCGACGATCAGTGGTAA
- a CDS encoding MauE/DoxX family redox-associated membrane protein, whose product MNELSRTETPINSITSRLQRLIAVFFLVQCALTWPLWVCPGFPQIPWFSLLTGVPFWVDYVFLAGIVIGALGVIANGTVRGRDIFPGLLYSAAVGLVLFDQHRLQPWTLQLIVSGLLLWWAPNSRGLQCNRWFVCSIYIYSAISKLDLTFLDAHGQLLLNAGLNSFGVETNYWSPESRRWMALLLPVGEMLIGLLLLFRRTRSLGRWASYMMHGLLIWMLGPMGLNHEYGVLGWNLYFILQNRLLFASDVETPQSVEEHVSINPWRGRIAVAMTGLVIGLPIFENWNLYDHWPAWAVYCSRPAKVRVELVPAEGDQIPEEFKDFVTPGPVFSESEELSIDKWSFQTRYCPVYPQLRYRLAVSKALLDRLPTESFQIEIELTPDRWTGVREAVSLSNRQELDEYCERFWINTRPRAAE is encoded by the coding sequence ATGAACGAATTGTCTCGCACCGAGACCCCGATCAACTCGATAACCTCTCGACTTCAGAGACTCATTGCGGTCTTCTTTCTCGTTCAGTGTGCGTTGACGTGGCCACTCTGGGTGTGTCCCGGCTTTCCACAGATTCCGTGGTTTTCTTTGCTGACGGGCGTTCCCTTCTGGGTCGACTACGTTTTCTTAGCAGGTATCGTGATTGGAGCTTTGGGAGTCATTGCGAACGGGACTGTTCGCGGGCGCGACATCTTTCCGGGGCTTCTCTACTCAGCTGCAGTGGGGCTTGTCCTGTTCGACCAGCATCGGCTGCAACCGTGGACGCTACAGCTGATCGTTTCCGGTTTGTTGCTTTGGTGGGCTCCCAATTCTCGCGGGCTGCAATGCAATCGATGGTTCGTCTGCAGCATCTACATCTATTCAGCGATCTCAAAACTGGATCTGACATTTTTGGATGCGCACGGTCAGCTCTTGTTGAACGCAGGCTTGAACAGCTTCGGAGTGGAAACCAATTACTGGTCACCGGAGTCGCGTCGATGGATGGCGTTGTTGCTGCCCGTCGGCGAAATGTTGATTGGTCTCTTACTTCTGTTTCGGCGGACGAGAAGTCTGGGACGTTGGGCGTCGTATATGATGCATGGGCTACTGATCTGGATGCTTGGACCAATGGGGCTGAATCACGAGTACGGAGTTCTCGGATGGAACCTTTACTTCATCCTCCAAAACCGATTGCTGTTTGCTTCAGATGTGGAGACCCCTCAAAGCGTTGAAGAACATGTAAGCATCAACCCATGGCGGGGCCGAATTGCTGTCGCGATGACGGGGCTGGTCATCGGTTTGCCAATATTTGAAAACTGGAACCTGTACGATCATTGGCCCGCCTGGGCTGTCTACTGTTCGCGACCGGCGAAGGTTCGCGTCGAGTTGGTTCCCGCTGAAGGAGATCAGATTCCCGAAGAATTCAAAGACTTTGTCACACCAGGACCGGTCTTCAGCGAGTCCGAAGAGCTCTCGATCGACAAGTGGTCGTTTCAAACTCGGTATTGCCCAGTCTATCCACAGCTACGCTATCGACTCGCCGTCTCGAAAGCACTTCTCGATCGTCTTCCCACAGAGTCATTTCAAATTGAAATCGAACTGACCCCCGATCGATGGACTGGAGTTCGAGAAGCGGTCAGCTTATCGAACCGCCAGGAACTGGATGAGTATTGCGAACGATTTTGGATCAACACTCGACCGCGTGCAGCGGAGTAA
- a CDS encoding HAMP domain-containing sensor histidine kinase: MATYFRRRSKIHLPITLSVSLMVLNVTLMICWIIVLAQRSLWGALTIGVVAFTLILAGLSAWLVLTLKEIGLNNRQANFVDSVTHELKSPIASLQLYLETLRMRNLSEEKRDEFHGVMANELRRLDSLISQLLEVGRLDALGDNDEPANIEIGPLLRQYAETACLNWNVNLEDVFTFEVEQVRVKAKKIVLDLVFANLVDNAVKYAGTPPEVVIRVKPHGRSRVMIQLANNGTGISPDDRKDVFQIFYRGGSELERRRKGTGLGLYIVNTLVKKSHGKIQIKDRLNGNPGCMFEIELPNRTFPAPTGAISLGGSRKELVQTEPPAVS, from the coding sequence ATGGCTACGTACTTCCGCCGACGCAGCAAGATTCATCTTCCCATCACGCTGAGTGTCAGCTTGATGGTGTTGAATGTCACTCTCATGATCTGCTGGATCATCGTGCTTGCTCAGCGTTCGCTCTGGGGAGCACTGACGATCGGCGTCGTCGCGTTTACGTTGATTCTGGCTGGCCTCTCCGCTTGGCTCGTGTTGACCTTAAAAGAAATCGGCCTCAACAACCGACAAGCCAACTTCGTTGATAGTGTTACCCATGAGCTCAAATCGCCAATCGCCTCTCTGCAGCTCTATCTGGAGACGTTGCGAATGCGGAATCTCTCCGAAGAAAAGCGGGACGAGTTTCACGGAGTGATGGCCAACGAATTGCGGCGTCTCGACAGCTTGATCAGCCAGCTTCTGGAGGTCGGCAGACTCGACGCGCTCGGCGACAATGACGAACCCGCGAACATTGAAATTGGGCCGCTTCTCCGACAGTACGCAGAAACAGCTTGCTTGAACTGGAACGTCAACCTCGAAGACGTCTTCACCTTCGAAGTTGAACAGGTTCGCGTCAAAGCCAAGAAGATCGTGCTTGATCTCGTCTTCGCCAATCTCGTCGACAATGCCGTCAAGTACGCCGGGACGCCGCCCGAGGTCGTGATTCGAGTTAAACCGCACGGTCGAAGCCGTGTCATGATTCAACTGGCGAACAATGGAACCGGGATCTCTCCAGACGATCGCAAAGATGTCTTCCAGATTTTCTATCGCGGCGGAAGTGAACTCGAACGACGCCGCAAAGGGACCGGGCTCGGGCTGTATATCGTGAACACTCTAGTGAAGAAGTCTCACGGGAAGATTCAAATCAAAGATCGATTGAACGGAAATCCGGGCTGCATGTTTGAGATTGAACTTCCAAATCGCACATTTCCCGCCCCGACAGGAGCCATCTCCCTCGGCGGGTCACGGAAGGAACTTGTGCAGACGGAGCCGCCTGCGGTGTCATGA
- the mutY gene encoding A/G-specific adenine glycosylase has translation MDDIQEFLPEDQQVTALRRRLRTWFRKHGRILPWRETRDPYQIWVSEIMLQQTTVKAVVPYFERFLKRFPTVEALAAASEEEVLQAWEGLGYYSRGRNLRRAAIEICETFHGEFPKALEDLQSLPGVGRYTAGAIRSFAFDLPAPIVEANTLRLYCRLLGYDGDPRDRTGERLLWSFAERLQPQRNAGELNQALMELGSQVCTPASPDCAKCPVSSHCRAFENSSQDSIPWKRERPKVTHLVEATVAIRSGSTYLVRQRQSDERWAGMWDFPRFEVPSLNSRSRMTPQSLNKLIAAVQDELAQTLEIEVENLELVTEIRHSVTRYRIRLLCLKCNLVDSSKSEGIVAASNGDIQWKTLQELGELPMPRTGRQFENILSGKNS, from the coding sequence ATGGACGACATTCAAGAATTCCTTCCCGAAGATCAGCAAGTCACCGCACTTCGGCGAAGACTGAGAACATGGTTTCGCAAGCACGGGCGGATTCTTCCGTGGCGGGAGACGCGTGATCCGTATCAGATTTGGGTCAGCGAGATCATGCTTCAACAGACGACGGTGAAGGCGGTCGTTCCCTACTTCGAACGGTTCTTAAAACGATTTCCGACTGTTGAAGCACTGGCAGCTGCGAGTGAGGAAGAGGTTCTGCAAGCCTGGGAAGGACTGGGATATTACAGCCGCGGACGAAATCTCAGGCGGGCTGCCATTGAGATCTGTGAGACTTTTCACGGTGAATTTCCCAAGGCACTTGAAGATCTCCAGTCGTTGCCGGGAGTTGGTCGCTACACCGCCGGAGCGATTCGTTCGTTTGCCTTCGACTTACCTGCACCGATCGTCGAAGCCAACACTCTCCGGTTATATTGCCGTCTGCTGGGCTACGACGGAGATCCTCGTGATCGAACCGGTGAGCGATTGTTGTGGAGTTTTGCCGAACGTTTACAACCGCAACGCAACGCTGGTGAGTTGAATCAGGCACTGATGGAACTTGGCTCTCAAGTTTGCACACCGGCGTCTCCGGATTGTGCGAAGTGTCCTGTCAGTTCACATTGCCGTGCGTTCGAAAATTCCAGTCAGGACTCCATTCCCTGGAAGCGAGAGCGACCCAAGGTCACACATCTCGTCGAAGCAACCGTGGCGATTCGTTCGGGATCGACTTATCTCGTGCGGCAACGCCAGTCCGATGAACGTTGGGCCGGCATGTGGGACTTTCCACGATTTGAAGTTCCCAGTCTCAACTCGCGATCGCGCATGACGCCACAAAGTTTGAACAAACTGATCGCGGCGGTTCAGGATGAGCTTGCTCAAACCCTCGAAATCGAAGTGGAGAACCTGGAACTCGTGACCGAGATTCGACACTCCGTCACGCGCTATCGAATTCGATTGCTCTGCCTGAAGTGCAATTTAGTTGATTCGAGCAAGTCGGAAGGAATCGTGGCTGCGAGCAACGGCGACATCCAATGGAAAACGCTTCAAGAACTGGGAGAACTTCCGATGCCTCGCACCGGACGTCAGTTTGAGAACATTCTCTCCGGGAAGAATTCATGA